The DNA region AGCCAAAGCAAGCAGATGAATCATTTTAATATCATATAGAAAATACActcactttaaaaagaataataatttaaggATGCAATCAATATGAAAATTGTTGCAGTGATACATACACTTACTCAAACTAAGTCTCCTAATTGTGAGAGCACAATAGATTTGAATAACATATGAATTCAGACTAGTGCCATTTGAAGTGGTCAAGTTAACAAGAAAAAACCTTTTCCCAGATGAATCACGAGGGACTCTCTTCTTTATAAGCTTGGTGGGTCATTTCAGCCATCAAATGCTCTTTGGAAACCTGTAATTCTTATTGTGAAAAGGATGAAGTAAATTgggaaacaattttattatttttcatcagCAAAAATGGGCAGATGGTTGGGTAGCATGAAGATAAAACTCCACTCAGCCCCGCCAGCCTTGGGATTTTCTTGTGTgcataaaaggaataaagagtCAAATAGTTGTTTGAGAAGTAAAAGACCACGAAGCAACTTACAAGCAGGAGGATGGTCCTGGTGGCTTTGTGTTCAGGAGATGTCTGGGAGGAGACGCGGGAGCTGTGGAGGTGCTGGGCTCTCCTGTGGTGTCTGTAGAGGAGATTCACCATGTATAGGCTGGTGCCAATCATGAAGGGCACAAACACTAGGTCATGAATCAAGATGGGACTTAGAAATGTCCCTGAGTTTTGGTTTCCAAACTGCCTGGTTTGGCAGTATGGATGAACATAGCCACGACCAACCAGAGTCAAATTTCTAGTGGCTGTTATAGTTTCTATGACGTGGATGTAGATGAGCATGTTGATGATCCAAAAGAAAAGGAACGAGGGACAAATCTGTGTATGGAGCTTAAATTTAAGCCATGCCCACTTAGAGTTCCTGGGACTGACAGTGATGGCTTGAAAGGCACTCAGGAGAGAGGTGGTGCAGATGGAAACACCCCGCGTCACTCTGTACATATACAGGACTGTTTTGCAACCAACATCGTCCAAAAATTGTCTGACTCCGAAGGATGATGCTATATGTGGTGTCAATGTGAACGTGATTGTCAAGGAATTGGCCAAGGTGAGGTGGGAAAAAACGGGATCCATAAGCTTCATGTGACGCTGGACTGAGAAGGTGTGCATGTACAACAGGAAGAGGAACAAGTTCCCCGCGACTCCCATGCACAGCTGCGAGACTAGAAAAACACCAAACATTGTGTCACTTGGGAACATTTTCTCCTTATTATGACCTTGCTGTGCCTAGGACAGAATCCAGGTCTTCATGAATGCTGGGCAGGTGCAGAGAATTGAGTTACACCAGCCCAGGAACATTATCTTACTGATGGCTTAGAAGATTTTAGTGAGGAAAATAAGgccccaaatgaaaaataattatttagaattatttttaagacataGATTTGCAATACTATTAGGGTTCAGGAGGAGAAGAAGATGATGGAATGAGCAGTTCTCTGTGTTTCAGGGCCTGGTGAGACACTTCCAGAGCCTGGATTCCAAGGATTCCTGGGAACAACAGATCACAGCAGGAGGTGGACAAAGAAGGTGGAAATCAAGGCACATCAAGCATTTAGGACACTGAGCAGGGGACAGGTGGCCTGTGTGAAAGACAAATGTGCAGGTTATAAGGCACATATTCCTCTGAGCCCCAGACTATGTTTTATCTTCAACCTACATTTCTGTACTCTTAACCTTCTAAAGAGCACGATCCTTATAATAGGAAGACTACCCTGTGCACTTCTGTGTTGGATTTTCATGACACACACTCTTCTGCCAAGTCGATAACTGTTAAAAACTCATCAGACACAGTGGTTTCAACCTCCCTTCGTACCCATGGGTCAAACTACAATGATGTGAGACATTTGTGGTGCTCACATCTTGGGCCGGGCTATTGTAATGCAGAAGGCTGAGGCCAAGATTGCTGCTCAATATTCCCCAGTGCTCCACACAAACTCTATAACATGGAAGGTCCAGCAGAACCAGCACTCACATCATGGTTGATAACCCAGGATAACAAAGGACCCTGCATCCTGAGGACTGCAGCATGAATAAAAGCTACTTTTTGGTCTGGCATTTTTGTCTGATTCTTATAGGAACAGAATTAGTTTCAGAAATGTAATTGCAGAGGAAACGATAGGATGTTCATTTAGATTAACAATGAGGTCAATATCTCAACCATGCTTCTTGGATTTTGGAGTTTATTTCACTATTTCATTTCCTTGGGGATACTTTCTCTGTGACCCAGTTCTTCCTTCACATGAACCATAGTCCTTCCTGGACCTCTGGTCAATTTCACATGTGTCTCCACACTGAGCAAGTCCATGAGAACATTCTCAGGTCATCTCAGGCTACACTTTCACCACAATCCCTGCTTGGGCATGATCTGTACTGCAGGGATCCTACTGTCATTATCCTATTAAGGGATCAGTATTCAAATTATTCTTTGACCTCCCACAGTGTTGGTGTCCTGTTCCTCCACAGGTTCTTTTGTGCCTTCCACCAACTATGCAGTTTAAATGCTGTGATTTTGAATGGTTTGAATTTGTGAACTAGTCACAGATTACCATGGCGACCatactctcattttttaaaatgcatcttttCTTTAATCATGATATAATGATTTTAGGCTCAACCTCAAAtgttttgatcattttattttccctagTTTCACTAAGGCAtggcctctctccctcctcaccCTAGCCAGAGATCTTCCTTTAGACATCTTTTCTCCTTGCTTGGGACATTTGCCATTTCCTGATTTTATCATCCAGATCTATTCACAATATTCCCTTCTATATTGATGTAGTCCACGCTCCCTCTGGCCAGGGGCAGGAGGCCAGGGATGACATCAGTCTCTCATCTGGACATTTCATACACAAGTCTTTGTGGCTGAATGGGATCAGCCCCACTTCGATGAGCAGAGGGAAAATGTATAACCAAAAAGGATCAGAGATTCTTATGAATGTTGTATTCTAAGTAATTAAATGAattacaaaaaatgaataaacttttaGAAACATGCCAACTACCAAGAATGAATCATAAAGAAATAGGTTATCTGGGTTAACTCAAATGAGAAAGATGggatctgtatttttaaattgtagattgATGATAAGTTTGGGACAGGAGTTCTTCAATGCTGAGTTTtaacaaacatttgaaaaataatactaattctCTCATACatcaagaaaatatatatataagcacaAAAATTAGTACCAAACTCATTTTGCAGAAATGGTATTATCCCAAATCAAAGGCTTGGCAAGGACACTATGTGGTAAGAATGTTACTGGTCAGTGTCTCTGAAGAACATCCTTgcatgcactttaaaaaaatcataacaagCAGAatccaacagcacattaaaaggatCATTCAACCTGAAGGACTGGGATTTACACCGGGGGTGAAGTATGGATCAACACACAACTGAATAAATGGATGCTCATATTAGCAGAAGGAAATGTGAAGTCCATTGATCCTCCCAATAgatgcagacacaacatcctcaATTGATATGAAAAACCATCAACATTATTTCATGATAAAAGCTCTCAAGAATTTAGGCATGGAAAGAGTGTACCTTGACATAGTGAAGACCATGAGTGAGAAGGTCACCCCAACATCATACTCAATGCCAACAAGCCAAAGGCTTTTCCTCTAATAAGCACACTCTTGCCTCTTTTCTCAGCATGATACTTGAAGTCCTAGCACAGCAATTAGGCAGGAAAAACAAATGATTAATGTGGGGACAATGCCCAGGCTACTGAATTGGATCATGGATTCAATGGAATTTCAATGAAAATTCTAATACCAGTTTTCAGAGAATTGGAAAAACCAATCCTGAAAGTCATGTGGCTCTCCAAAAACATACCTGATAGCCAAAGCTCTGTTGAGATGTAATAAACTTTGGGTCTTTACACTtggtttttttaaacattatcaaAAAACTCTAGTAATCTAATAAGTACATTAGTGGCATAAAAGTAATGTTAACCACTGAAGAGAATGAGGATTCCTGAAGTAAACCCAAATATATACAGTCACCTCAACTTTGGGCATTAAAAACTcacaatggagaaagaaaatcccTGTAATTGTGGGATAAGGAATATCTGGATTTCCACATGCAAAGAATGATGTTGGACCCTTTACTACTATCACACAAAGCATCTATTCAGATGGGATTAATGATGTAATGTAAGATCTGTCTCCATATGATTTCTTGGACAAAAAATTCATGTGACAGAAAAAGAGACACATAGGAtcaattcaaactaaaaagttactGCGTGACAAATAGGAATAAGTAGAAAAGGCAACGTGAATCAGAGAAGGTGTTCACAAATACCATATCAGACAGGAGACTAATTCCACAATATATAAAGGGAGATAGATCATACAACTCAAGagcaaa from Urocitellus parryii isolate mUroPar1 chromosome 15, mUroPar1.hap1, whole genome shotgun sequence includes:
- the LOC144250330 gene encoding vomeronasal type-1 receptor 4-like, with protein sequence MFPSDTMFGVFLVSQLCMGVAGNLFLFLLYMHTFSVQRHMKLMDPVFSHLTLANSLTITFTLTPHIASSFGVRQFLDDVGCKTVLYMYRVTRGVSICTTSLLSAFQAITVSPRNSKWAWLKFKLHTQICPSFLFFWIINMLIYIHVIETITATRNLTLVGRGYVHPYCQTRQFGNQNSGTFLSPILIHDLVFVPFMIGTSLYMVNLLYRHHRRAQHLHSSRVSSQTSPEHKATRTILLLVSCFVVFYFSNNYLTLYSFYAHKKIPRLAGLSGVLSSCYPTICPFLLMKNNKIVSQFTSSFSQ